The Larimichthys crocea isolate SSNF chromosome I, L_crocea_2.0, whole genome shotgun sequence genomic interval CAATCAAAACTGTGAATGTcactggacagagagaggaaccAGATTTTTAATGAACATGGAGACAACATTCAAACCGAATTAACAGACCCAGGGGCTCCACTGTTATGAGGTATCCAATCTCGGAAACCATCAACTATTGCCTGATGACAATGTAGCCTCTGGGGCCAATGTTTCTGGGTTTCCATTGCAGTAGATATTTGGAAAATGGATTGTTGTCGTCATCAGACAACAGACGCATTTCAGATTGCATTTCAGCCAATGTGTTCTGGCTCTTTTGCTCTTTACATGGACTGTTGCAAGTAAAGCCCACTCAAATGTGATGGAAACTAGAAAGAAAATCTTTCCAACGTACCTTGCTACAGATTGTGCATTCATATGCATATATCTGTTTCCAGAGATTAAGAGGTATCAGTACTAATCTCTGTTGACTAATAACTACATCCTCCCAAAATACACTTACTTGTTCTCAACTGACCCCTTTAGTCTCATTGGCACTAAAACATAGTGGACATCTATTGACTTCTCTTTCCAGTAAGGGTAAAATTTTGCCTCTTTGTCTCATTATATAATCTTGTCTGATTGATAATTTTCTGCTGTATTTTCACAGCCTGTCTAGTTTAGGTTAGAAATCAAAACAATGCCTGTAAGGTTTTTCTGACAGATCAGGCCAGGGTAGACAAGAAGCATTTTTAGGAagcacactgactgactgagtttGGCAGATTGTTTGACTGTGACACCAGGTTATCTCACCTGGTCGGATTCGGCAATCCAGGGAGTGCATTCTGTGTCTTGGCTTGTGGCCATAACCACAGTCGTCACCAGAGTCATCAGTTGTTATTATTGGTGGTACTTGATCAGCCTaatgaacacagacaaaaacaggatCATAGAAATTCTAATGAGAAATGCTTTCATTTTATGTCTcagtgaaaaaaacatctgaaatacaAATCTTCAAGATCTGCAAGCTACTGCCAGCATACATCTCTCAGGTCAAATGTTATCTCCAGGTTCCTCCAGAAGTTGTCTGCAAAGCTGGGGTAGACATCAAGAACCTCCAGCAAGTCGTCCCTCAGGATGCGGTGCAGGTCACAATAGGTGATGGTGTGGACATCTGAATTGGACTTTCCTGGCTCATCATACAAGTGGATAGGTTCACCAAAGATGTCATTCTTTTCTGGAAGAACAGGAGTATTTTTTATTAGAgcaaattatgtttttgaagTATCGTTTTGGAGCATTTTTGAGACACCACATTCAAATCATCTATGCTTTAATGGCTTTACCTAATATTGCAACCACCACATCATCCCTGATGACTTGAATGGATCCTCTtgagatgaagaagagagagtCCAGGATGTCTCCGTAGTTGATCAGAATATCTCCTGGAGGAGCATGGACTGTCTTGAACCTCATTCCCAAGTGTCGCAGACAGGCTTGACTGCCCCCATGGAAAGCCTTGCAATTATGTAGCAGAGATCTGTTCAAGTGCAAACAGATGTCTGCCTGCAAAGACTCTGGAAATCCCTTCaacacctgaatataagaaaACAAGACCATCAGTGATTAGATTCAAAACAGGGATACTGACTTCACAAATACTATAACATAGTCACATTTTACTTACAGCATTCATGTCAATGCCATTTGTGTAGGACCAGGCATGCTGGAAGTACTCCTCCAGCCTTCGGCGCAGGCCACCTGGGATCTGGTGGAATCGGATGAACTCTTTGACTCGCAGCATCTGGGTGTGGTAGCGGGTTGTACCGGAGTACAGTCGCTGGATGATGGCTGACACATTCCCAAATATGCTGGCATACATGAGAGCTGAGATagaagaagcaaacaaaaaaagcaaaacataagGTTCAGACCTCTAATCCCAATATTTTTGTACTGTCCCTTCAGTGTTATTCAACTTACAGCCAATGACCATGACGCAGATGGAGAAGATCTTCTCTGAGTTGGTGTTTGGAGAGACATTACCGAACCCCACACTTGTTAAACTGCTCAGGGTGAAGTAAAGAGCAGTAACGTACTTGTCTTTGACTGATGGACCAGAGGAGGAGTCACTGTCGTTGTATGTCTTGCCCAGTTGTTCAGCTAGGTTGTCCAACCAACCGGTCTCTGTGTAGGGTCTCTCCACAAAGCCAATAGCATACCAAATGCAGGCAAGCCAATGAGCAATGAGCACAAAGGTGCACATAAGCAAGAAAAGGACAGCAGCCCCATATTCAGAGTATCGGTCAAGCTTTCTTGCCACACGGACCAGTCGCAGCAGCCGAGCTGTTTTCAGCAGGCTTGTCAAGGTTGCCATCTTTGGTGTCCAGTAACAACAGGAAAGAAGATGTTAAGCAAGGAAACGGCCATTCAGTTTACAGTAGCTTTTCATTTGAGAAGTGTAGATGATACAGTAGAATTATAGCTAAGGTTTACTTCCAAAATAATTAGCATGAActtcttttaaaataattcatataaTTTGCAGAAATGCAGAATTCTTACCTCGTCAGAGCCAGATCTGAAAATGAGAAGGTCAAACGGGATCGCTGCGAACAGATCAATAGGGAACCAGCCTTTGATATAGTGCTTGGCTATCCGGCTTGGCTGTGTGATCACCTCATCATTTTGGTCAACATACGTTGTGCGAAGGTTGATGATTATATCCACAATAAACAGCACATCCACCATAAGGTCCGCCACATTCAGAGGGTTACATGTGTAGCCACAACTTCTTTTACGTAAATCCCTATGTTCATCCAAGAGGAAAGCAGCAGAGTACGgagtgaaaacagctgtgtaGAGGACCAGGATTAGAATAATCCAGTCCCAAAATGCCTTGAAGGGGCTGTAGTGAAGCAAGATCCACCATGTTGTCTCTTGTACCTGGAGTTTGTACTCAGGTAGTACATCAGACTCCAAAGAAAGTACCTAAGCATAAAGAATGCATCAGAATGCAACAGTTCTCACATATGAACATTGACTTTTCCTCCAATTATGTATCTTCCTTAGTTACTGTTACATGACATTATAATGCATTTTCATGAATACTCTTGCATTAATCAATCATAAATTAAGTCAAATTTTAGATTTGACTTAGATTAATTTAGATCGTCTAAAATCTGCAATTTGCCTCAGGGGCTTTATAATTTGTACAGCAAGCAACAACAtctgccccccccccaaaaaaaaaaaaaaaactttcaacaGAGAACACACAAA includes:
- the kcnh6b gene encoding potassium voltage-gated channel subfamily H member 6 encodes the protein MSDADVMKGGRPASRGPECCSPPTPRMELLSPTKVKGRSKNVTEKVTQVLSLESDVLPEYKLQVQETTWWILLHYSPFKAFWDWIILILVLYTAVFTPYSAAFLLDEHRDLRKRSCGYTCNPLNVADLMVDVLFIVDIIINLRTTYVDQNDEVITQPSRIAKHYIKGWFPIDLFAAIPFDLLIFRSGSDEMATLTSLLKTARLLRLVRVARKLDRYSEYGAAVLFLLMCTFVLIAHWLACIWYAIGFVERPYTETGWLDNLAEQLGKTYNDSDSSSGPSVKDKYVTALYFTLSSLTSVGFGNVSPNTNSEKIFSICVMVIGSLMYASIFGNVSAIIQRLYSGTTRYHTQMLRVKEFIRFHQIPGGLRRRLEEYFQHAWSYTNGIDMNAVLKGFPESLQADICLHLNRSLLHNCKAFHGGSQACLRHLGMRFKTVHAPPGDILINYGDILDSLFFISRGSIQVIRDDVVVAILEKNDIFGEPIHLYDEPGKSNSDVHTITYCDLHRILRDDLLEVLDVYPSFADNFWRNLEITFDLRDADQVPPIITTDDSGDDCGYGHKPRHRMHSLDCRIRPDGIDREDPYPLQSLRHCRSPPEAHWDDHCSCGSPCSQSSENLAKPLSHGNKIELYPPEDARRDYSPSVVQLLPPSGTSLSRDLGNHYLSSASSLNMPGMYQYWPDRQSQQFSSRAWRSSHPPPFTEERPGELESRLEILHSQLNRLETRMTADINVILQLLQRQITPVPPAYSTVSSSTLPNNSPGLYGTGTPVLHNMYPISPIQMDSRAPIQSSTQTDLKFTKKSQESLSSGIHATVASDDTMFMTVTPETETHTGLTPQLPQPSVKSSLMENPRLCGSLRYPSLPGNLDITSGLAEIQKHLSDPVLPVS